One genomic segment of Actinoplanes ianthinogenes includes these proteins:
- a CDS encoding NucA/NucB deoxyribonuclease domain-containing protein, whose translation MNRRIRRLFVVIAAVMAVTLTPVAARADDPAPTGGTAVVTGTPDLEALRERRPAEIVMPAERTAPARGTFADCDEVLARPANGEEKVGCVRRVPGAVPASPPAAASPGITALAAADWNLGNGPVPRWCKIDQLETHLRMRECHVDTYLFYVYQRPSNQVVGEVLLNYWEWEELSNKQRTWTHNIQMYVADVSGLAVMSTYLNAQGWCSLGCTESIPEVKRLIRLERGMWLRGSWDMSSTGLADERTYTSADTDLNFLHLETGNTKAWTELDYKHRCERELPETPSDGGCVFDEVQPELVLSKAATSDHRRHAEFVEEAQLTTPDHYGARHIGLDPQPLQRMADKDRKAKNYQASCGNFVKDPAVPNDSCDEYPYQSTYQGANEIGRARTAVGHVPLGENSKGGTRLQNFYLANRVIDGDKFWVTVVDGPIADEPGRDTPPEVYAGEDLIGYEGAEIHLEGRADDAQGPPVVHWSYAANGPVDPGTSCTFSNPDGTSTTFTCNDDGTFTVTLTADDGVNMPVSDELSAEVRNVGPRIRRPLPDFAPRAAEAGLTPEPWSTHRTSSPVQLTAPYTDPGSNDTQTCVVRWDDGTEDRYPATGDSCDRAHTYAHAGMDTIAVTITDDDSDSGTDHTMIVVYDPDGGFITTGGWLNSPAGALTAEPALTDRLHVTLNPKYKPGDSGPVPGGGKVAARLQNGRFDLASTALEWLVVTPDGKAAVKGVGTVNGEAGYGFVAYGYDDPDRLRLVVWPLSAGDHPGAGTLYDNRPAGDYDLDIADPQPLDAGSVQVHG comes from the coding sequence ATGAATCGTCGGATAAGACGTCTGTTCGTGGTCATCGCGGCGGTGATGGCCGTGACACTCACGCCGGTCGCGGCCCGAGCGGACGACCCGGCACCGACCGGCGGCACGGCCGTCGTCACCGGTACACCCGACCTCGAAGCCCTGCGGGAGCGGCGGCCCGCCGAGATCGTCATGCCGGCGGAGCGGACCGCACCGGCCCGTGGCACCTTCGCGGACTGCGACGAGGTCCTGGCCCGGCCGGCGAACGGGGAGGAAAAGGTCGGATGCGTCCGCCGGGTGCCCGGCGCGGTACCGGCCTCGCCGCCGGCCGCCGCGTCCCCGGGTATCACCGCGCTCGCCGCCGCCGACTGGAACCTCGGCAACGGGCCGGTCCCGCGCTGGTGCAAGATCGACCAGCTGGAGACCCACCTGCGCATGCGCGAGTGCCACGTCGACACCTACCTGTTCTACGTCTACCAGCGCCCGTCGAACCAGGTGGTGGGCGAGGTCCTGCTCAACTACTGGGAGTGGGAGGAGCTGTCCAACAAGCAGCGGACGTGGACCCACAACATCCAGATGTACGTCGCCGACGTGAGCGGCCTCGCGGTGATGAGCACCTACCTGAACGCGCAGGGCTGGTGCAGTCTTGGCTGCACCGAGAGCATCCCCGAGGTGAAACGCCTGATCCGGCTGGAACGCGGAATGTGGCTGCGCGGTTCCTGGGACATGAGCAGCACCGGGCTGGCCGACGAGCGGACGTACACCTCCGCCGACACCGACCTGAACTTCCTGCACCTGGAGACCGGCAACACCAAGGCCTGGACCGAACTCGACTACAAGCACCGGTGCGAACGGGAACTACCGGAGACCCCGTCGGACGGCGGTTGCGTCTTCGACGAGGTCCAGCCCGAACTGGTGCTCAGTAAGGCCGCCACCTCCGACCACCGGCGGCACGCCGAGTTTGTCGAGGAGGCCCAACTGACCACGCCGGACCACTACGGCGCCCGGCATATCGGACTCGACCCGCAGCCGCTGCAGCGCATGGCGGACAAGGACCGCAAGGCCAAGAACTACCAGGCGAGCTGCGGCAACTTCGTCAAGGACCCGGCCGTCCCGAACGACTCCTGCGACGAGTACCCGTACCAGTCCACCTACCAAGGCGCCAACGAGATCGGCCGGGCCAGGACCGCGGTCGGGCACGTGCCGCTCGGAGAGAACAGCAAGGGCGGCACCCGCCTCCAGAACTTCTACCTCGCCAACCGGGTGATCGACGGGGACAAGTTCTGGGTGACCGTGGTGGACGGGCCGATCGCGGACGAGCCCGGCCGGGACACGCCGCCGGAGGTGTATGCGGGCGAGGACCTGATCGGCTACGAGGGCGCCGAGATACACCTCGAAGGAAGGGCCGACGACGCGCAGGGCCCGCCGGTGGTGCACTGGAGCTACGCGGCGAACGGACCGGTCGACCCGGGCACGTCCTGCACCTTCAGCAACCCGGACGGCACGTCCACGACCTTCACCTGCAACGACGACGGCACCTTCACGGTCACCCTGACCGCCGACGACGGCGTCAACATGCCGGTCAGCGACGAGTTGTCGGCCGAGGTCCGCAATGTCGGTCCCCGGATCCGGCGCCCGCTACCCGACTTCGCACCGCGCGCCGCGGAGGCAGGCCTGACGCCCGAGCCATGGTCCACGCACCGCACCAGCAGCCCCGTCCAGCTCACCGCGCCTTACACCGATCCGGGCAGCAACGACACACAGACCTGTGTGGTGCGCTGGGACGACGGCACCGAGGACCGGTACCCGGCCACGGGGGACAGCTGCGACCGAGCGCACACCTACGCGCACGCCGGGATGGACACGATCGCGGTGACCATCACCGACGACGACAGCGACAGCGGGACCGATCACACGATGATCGTCGTCTACGACCCGGACGGCGGCTTCATCACCACCGGCGGCTGGCTGAACTCACCGGCCGGGGCACTCACCGCCGAACCGGCGCTCACCGACCGGTTGCACGTCACGCTCAACCCGAAGTACAAGCCCGGCGACAGCGGCCCGGTTCCCGGCGGTGGCAAGGTGGCCGCCCGACTGCAGAACGGCCGGTTCGACCTGGCGTCCACCGCCCTCGAATGGCTGGTCGTCACACCGGACGGCAAGGCTGCGGTCAAGGGCGTCGGTACGGTGAACGGCGAGGCCGGATACGGCTTCGTGGCGTACGGCTACGACGACCCGGACCGGTTGCGCCTGGTGGTCTGGCCCCTCTCGGCCGGCGACCACCCGGGAGCCGGAACCCTCTACGACAACCGCCCGGCCGGTGACTACGACCTCGACATCGCCGATCCGCAGCCGCTGGACGCGGGTTCCGTACAGGTGCACGGCTGA
- a CDS encoding helix-turn-helix transcriptional regulator produces the protein MPGRVAVERAEMRSHDLGEVHELLCRRYVDHRPRILGRPDEFLFSSASAWAGGLTVDHLFYGATMAITADPFDTVVVVSMLDGRLDVTAGDAHHRIGRGGTLMYLPGVPLDVRMDRMRYQVLQFPLTAAVQAASRSGIHPSDVRFDGMAPISPAANRHWLATMAYVSRLFAGPEPAAEHPLVLAAALEAASAATVATFPNTTMTMDYAGGPGRIGPASLRRAVAYIDAHAGQPITLEQIAAAAGVSVRGLQAVFRRHRDTTPMAYLRRVRMEGAHRDLVAGDPARGDTVAGIARRWGFAAPGRFAVEYRALFGRAPRRTLSD, from the coding sequence ATGCCCGGCCGCGTTGCTGTCGAGCGCGCCGAGATGCGGTCCCATGATCTCGGCGAGGTGCACGAACTGCTGTGCCGGCGCTACGTCGACCACCGGCCCCGGATTCTCGGCCGGCCGGACGAGTTCCTGTTCAGCTCGGCGTCGGCGTGGGCCGGCGGGCTGACCGTGGACCACCTGTTCTACGGCGCCACGATGGCGATCACGGCGGACCCGTTCGACACGGTCGTGGTGGTCAGCATGCTCGACGGCCGGCTCGACGTGACCGCCGGCGACGCGCACCACCGGATCGGGCGCGGCGGCACGCTGATGTACCTGCCCGGCGTCCCGCTCGACGTGCGGATGGACCGGATGAGGTACCAGGTGCTCCAGTTCCCGCTCACGGCGGCCGTGCAGGCCGCGAGCCGGTCCGGGATCCACCCGTCCGACGTCCGGTTCGACGGGATGGCACCGATCTCGCCCGCGGCGAACCGGCACTGGCTGGCCACGATGGCCTACGTGTCCCGGCTGTTCGCCGGTCCGGAGCCGGCCGCCGAGCACCCGCTGGTGCTGGCCGCGGCCCTCGAGGCGGCCTCGGCGGCCACCGTCGCCACCTTCCCGAACACGACGATGACCATGGATTACGCCGGCGGTCCCGGGCGGATCGGGCCGGCCTCGCTGCGGCGCGCGGTGGCCTACATCGACGCGCACGCGGGCCAGCCGATCACGCTGGAGCAGATCGCGGCGGCCGCGGGCGTGTCGGTGCGCGGCCTGCAAGCGGTGTTCCGCCGGCACCGGGACACCACCCCGATGGCCTACCTGCGCCGGGTCCGGATGGAGGGGGCGCACCGGGACCTGGTCGCCGGGGACCCGGCCCGCGGCGACACGGTCGCCGGGATCGCCCGTCGCTGGGGTTTCGCGGCGCCGGGGCGGTTCGCCGTGGAATACCGTGCGCTGTTCGGGCGCGCTCCCCGTCGTACGTTAAGTGATTGA
- a CDS encoding extracellular catalytic domain type 1 short-chain-length polyhydroxyalkanoate depolymerase → MNPRRLWLALLAAVLAVAGLAMSPFSPANAAATLTQVGSFGSNPGALRMYSYVPAGLATGRPLVVALHGCTQSASDYYSHSGWPKYADLYQATVVFPEQTSSNNSLSCFNWFTAGDIARGQGEALSIKQMVDYAITTYGSDAKRVYVTGLSAGGAMTAVMLAAYPDVFAGGAVIAGLPYNCGTVCQYQAQSKTPKQWGDLVRAANPGYTGPWPRVGVWYGTSDTTVVPANATELRDQWTNVWGVSQTASSSATLPGSTTVEYYHDGAGKAAVSLYRVQGIAHGTPVAPGSAENQCGATGSYYLASICSSYYIAQSWGLAGGASSPSPAPSASPTPSATPTAQPCFTASNYAHTTAGRATQSGGNTFANGSGQAMGLWNTFTTHTLRQTGPNYYVLADGQC, encoded by the coding sequence ATGAATCCCCGTAGGTTGTGGCTCGCACTGCTCGCCGCGGTGCTGGCCGTCGCCGGCCTCGCCATGTCCCCGTTCTCCCCCGCGAACGCGGCCGCCACCCTGACCCAGGTCGGCTCGTTCGGCAGCAACCCGGGCGCGTTGCGCATGTACTCGTACGTCCCGGCCGGGCTGGCCACCGGCCGGCCGCTGGTCGTGGCCCTGCACGGGTGCACGCAGAGCGCCTCCGACTATTACAGCCACTCCGGCTGGCCCAAGTACGCCGACCTCTACCAGGCGACGGTGGTCTTCCCCGAGCAGACCTCGTCGAACAACTCGCTGTCCTGCTTCAACTGGTTCACCGCGGGCGACATCGCGCGAGGCCAGGGCGAGGCGCTGTCGATCAAGCAGATGGTCGACTACGCGATTACGACGTACGGCTCGGACGCGAAGCGGGTCTACGTCACCGGGCTGTCCGCCGGTGGCGCGATGACCGCGGTGATGCTGGCCGCGTACCCGGACGTCTTCGCCGGTGGCGCGGTGATCGCCGGCCTGCCGTACAACTGCGGGACGGTCTGCCAATATCAGGCGCAGAGCAAGACACCGAAGCAGTGGGGTGACCTGGTCCGCGCCGCAAACCCGGGTTACACCGGTCCGTGGCCGCGGGTCGGTGTCTGGTACGGAACCTCGGATACGACCGTCGTGCCGGCCAACGCCACCGAGCTGCGGGACCAGTGGACAAACGTGTGGGGCGTCTCGCAGACCGCGTCGTCGAGCGCGACGCTGCCGGGGTCGACCACGGTCGAGTATTACCACGACGGCGCCGGGAAGGCCGCGGTGTCGCTGTATCGGGTGCAGGGGATCGCGCACGGCACGCCGGTGGCGCCGGGCAGCGCCGAGAACCAGTGCGGGGCGACCGGGTCCTATTATCTGGCGTCGATCTGCTCGTCGTACTACATCGCCCAGTCGTGGGGGCTCGCGGGCGGCGCCTCGTCCCCGTCGCCGGCCCCGTCGGCCTCGCCGACCCCGTCCGCGACGCCGACCGCCCAGCCATGCTTCACGGCCAGCAACTATGCCCACACCACCGCGGGGCGGGCCACCCAGTCCGGCGGCAACACGTTCGCCAACGGCTCCGGCCAGGCGATGGGACTGTGGAACACCTTCACCACCCACACCCTGCGCCAGACCGGCCCGAACTACTACGTGCTCGCCGACGGGCAGTGCTGA
- a CDS encoding SET domain-containing protein produces MAARYPDRCWLSPHVRVGPSAIEGQGLFALADLAEGETVLRLGGQEIDDAGLAALTPPYSSLTVEDGVHLLIDPGHPVRYGNHSCDPNLWHADAVTVVARRAVTAGEELTIDYATHTGAETWAMPCRCGSPACRGTVTGRDWRLPGLRLAYGTHWSPALLKRIDHLSR; encoded by the coding sequence ATGGCTGCTCGCTATCCGGACCGCTGCTGGCTGAGCCCGCACGTCCGCGTCGGGCCGTCGGCCATCGAGGGCCAGGGGTTGTTCGCGCTCGCCGATCTCGCCGAGGGGGAGACCGTTCTGCGGCTGGGTGGGCAAGAGATCGACGACGCGGGGCTGGCCGCGCTCACCCCGCCCTACAGCAGCCTCACCGTCGAGGACGGGGTGCACCTGCTGATCGACCCCGGACACCCGGTTCGCTATGGCAACCACTCCTGCGACCCGAACCTCTGGCACGCCGACGCGGTCACCGTCGTCGCCCGCCGGGCCGTCACCGCGGGCGAGGAACTGACGATCGACTATGCCACCCACACCGGCGCGGAGACCTGGGCCATGCCGTGCCGGTGCGGGAGCCCGGCCTGCCGGGGGACCGTCACCGGCCGGGATTGGCGACTGCCCGGGCTGCGGCTCGCCTACGGCACCCACTGGAGCCCGGCCCTGCTCAAACGCATCGACCACCTCAGCCGGTGA
- a CDS encoding phosphotransferase family protein gives MEGIEVVVAHAERATLRVGDVFLKVDTDQARIDAEVAAMALAPVPVPRVLWRRPPVLAITAVPGTTLGRLGAPSTGSPAAWAAAGAAIRKLHDAPPPPWLGQAGRSIDTLTALLAEECAALVTSGLLPADLVDRNRRIAEAALRPWTPAFTHGDLQIAHVFVDGDQVTGIIDWSEAGQGDALADLATFTHGHEEHLDDVLAGYGADADRDVIRAWWSLRSLLIIRWLIAHGFDPFAPGCEVDVLRSRL, from the coding sequence GTGGAGGGGATCGAGGTCGTCGTCGCCCACGCCGAACGGGCGACGCTGCGGGTCGGTGACGTCTTCCTCAAGGTGGACACCGATCAGGCGCGCATCGACGCCGAGGTCGCGGCGATGGCGCTCGCGCCGGTGCCGGTCCCGCGGGTGCTGTGGCGCCGGCCGCCCGTGCTCGCGATCACCGCCGTGCCCGGGACGACGCTGGGGCGCCTCGGCGCGCCGTCGACCGGGTCGCCCGCGGCCTGGGCCGCGGCGGGCGCGGCCATCCGGAAACTGCACGACGCGCCGCCGCCACCCTGGCTCGGCCAGGCCGGCCGCAGCATCGACACCCTGACGGCGTTGCTCGCCGAGGAGTGCGCGGCGCTGGTGACGAGCGGCCTCCTGCCCGCCGATCTCGTCGACCGCAACCGGCGCATCGCCGAGGCCGCGCTCCGGCCGTGGACGCCGGCGTTCACCCACGGCGACCTGCAGATCGCGCACGTCTTCGTCGACGGCGACCAGGTCACCGGCATCATCGACTGGTCCGAGGCCGGTCAGGGTGACGCTCTGGCCGACCTGGCCACCTTCACGCACGGCCACGAGGAGCACCTCGACGACGTGCTCGCCGGCTACGGTGCCGACGCCGACCGCGACGTGATCCGCGCCTGGTGGTCGCTGCGAAGCCTGCTGATCATCCGCTGGCTGATCGCGCACGGCTTCGACCCGTTCGCGCCCGGCTGCGAGGTCGACGTGCTGAGGTCCCGGCTGTGA
- a CDS encoding DUF2927 domain-containing protein, translating to MGSAARGRIPRTVPALLAASLVLVACRAPDATPATAGPSAPAVVSATAATASAVPSAVPSATPSVAPVRPSISKAGLAYFFTVALRSQYGTDADVATMWVQPEVTVRVHGGTKRSRSCLNKVVADFNALTATTDLTLTGGTPDIEFYFAPVTKFRSIEPHYVPGNDGFFYVHWSSGFEMTSGTVMIRSTGIGERARCHLIRAELTRAMGMANNSGKYPDSIFYGRYSTPTRYSSLDKEVIRLLYSGAVHPGDDKKSITRAVTVR from the coding sequence ATGGGCTCTGCTGCCCGCGGGAGGATCCCCCGCACCGTGCCGGCACTGCTCGCTGCCTCGCTGGTGCTCGTCGCCTGCAGAGCCCCGGATGCGACCCCCGCGACGGCGGGCCCCTCCGCCCCGGCCGTCGTCTCCGCGACGGCCGCGACGGCGTCGGCCGTGCCGTCCGCGGTGCCGTCGGCCACCCCCTCCGTCGCGCCGGTCAGGCCGTCGATCAGCAAGGCGGGGCTCGCCTACTTCTTCACCGTCGCACTCCGGTCGCAGTACGGAACGGACGCCGACGTCGCCACCATGTGGGTCCAGCCCGAGGTCACCGTGCGGGTTCACGGCGGCACCAAGCGGAGCAGGAGCTGCCTGAACAAGGTGGTCGCCGACTTCAACGCGCTGACCGCGACGACGGATCTGACGCTGACCGGCGGTACGCCCGACATCGAATTCTACTTCGCACCCGTGACGAAGTTCCGTTCCATCGAGCCGCACTACGTCCCGGGCAACGACGGCTTCTTCTACGTGCACTGGTCGAGCGGGTTCGAGATGACCAGCGGCACCGTCATGATCCGTTCCACCGGCATCGGGGAGAGGGCCCGCTGTCACCTGATCCGCGCGGAACTGACCCGGGCGATGGGGATGGCCAACAACTCCGGCAAGTATCCGGACAGCATCTTCTACGGCCGGTACTCGACGCCGACGCGGTACTCGTCGCTGGACAAGGAGGTCATCCGGCTGCTGTACAGCGGAGCGGTGCACCCCGGCGACGACAAGAAGTCGATCACGCGAGCGGTGACCGTCAGGTGA
- a CDS encoding MarR family winged helix-turn-helix transcriptional regulator: MPIDHPPSRSPARIEDRPTWLVSRLYARSSALLAAGFEAHGEGLRSYHYRLLAALEEWGPASQADLGRAAGIDRSDVTAALSELESRRLVERSADPGHGRRKIVTITPAGVARLLELDGVIDEVQERVLRPLTAAQRRQFVALMARLLAGGDERAG, encoded by the coding sequence ATGCCGATCGACCATCCGCCGAGCCGCAGTCCCGCCCGCATCGAGGACCGTCCGACCTGGCTGGTCAGCCGGCTCTACGCGCGGTCGTCCGCACTGCTCGCCGCGGGGTTCGAGGCGCACGGCGAGGGCCTGCGCAGCTATCACTACCGGCTGCTGGCCGCGCTGGAGGAGTGGGGCCCGGCGAGCCAGGCCGACCTGGGCCGGGCGGCCGGGATCGACCGCAGCGACGTCACGGCGGCGCTGTCCGAGCTCGAGTCACGCCGGCTCGTCGAGCGGTCGGCCGACCCCGGCCACGGACGTCGCAAGATCGTCACCATCACCCCGGCCGGGGTGGCGCGGCTCCTGGAGCTCGACGGCGTCATCGACGAGGTGCAGGAGCGGGTGCTGCGGCCCCTCACGGCCGCCCAGCGCCGCCAGTTCGTCGCCCTGATGGCGAGACTTCTCGCCGGTGGGGACGAGCGGGCGGGCTGA
- a CDS encoding MFS transporter translates to MYQQEQSHDVAGRGLGVATFVIALARFIVVLDGTIMIVALPSIQNSLHITLSNLNWVINSYALTFGGLMLVAGRAGDRYGRKSVFRVGLVLFGAASLAGGLATDGATLIACRAVQGIGAALATPGALSLLVSTFPEGRARSKALGLYGAATALAAVLGLLAGGVLTTYVGWRWVLFVNVPIVLAILLGVGRLVEPALERIRIDIPGALAGTLGVGALIFGVNRVGEHGWSDAIVTACLAGAVVLLILFVIAQRTSPAPMIPREVLTDPGRVGANVVTFIQSAGMFTTYFFLTLYMQDVLGYSALRTGLMYLPFAVGSGLGAGGIGPRLLSRLPERAALSAGLLVAAAGTGWLCLLTPDSSIFTVLIPASVVTGAGIGIVATTATSIGVRGIDSSEAGIGSAMLTAGGQVGGALGLAVLATVAATTTRHAAAGGHTMREALTTGYLAGFAIAVGLYLLCVLITFLTVRPATAARAAAG, encoded by the coding sequence ATGTACCAGCAGGAGCAGTCGCACGACGTCGCCGGCCGCGGGCTCGGCGTCGCCACCTTCGTCATCGCCCTGGCCCGGTTCATCGTCGTGCTGGACGGCACGATCATGATCGTCGCCCTGCCGAGCATCCAGAACTCGCTGCACATCACCCTCTCGAACCTGAACTGGGTGATCAATTCCTACGCGCTGACCTTCGGTGGACTGATGCTCGTCGCCGGGCGCGCCGGCGACCGTTACGGCCGCAAGAGCGTGTTCCGGGTGGGGCTGGTGCTCTTCGGCGCGGCCTCGCTGGCCGGCGGGCTCGCCACCGACGGCGCCACGCTGATCGCCTGCCGTGCCGTGCAGGGCATCGGCGCCGCACTGGCCACGCCCGGCGCGCTGTCGCTGCTGGTCAGCACGTTCCCCGAGGGCAGGGCGCGGTCCAAGGCGCTCGGCCTGTACGGCGCCGCGACCGCGCTCGCGGCGGTGCTGGGCCTGCTCGCCGGCGGGGTGCTGACCACCTACGTCGGCTGGCGCTGGGTGCTGTTCGTCAACGTCCCGATCGTGCTCGCCATCCTGCTGGGCGTCGGCCGGCTGGTGGAGCCCGCGCTGGAACGGATCCGGATCGACATCCCGGGCGCGCTCGCCGGCACGCTCGGGGTCGGCGCGCTGATCTTCGGCGTGAACCGGGTCGGTGAGCACGGCTGGAGTGACGCCATCGTGACCGCGTGCCTCGCCGGTGCGGTCGTCCTGCTGATCCTGTTCGTGATCGCGCAGCGGACCAGCCCGGCGCCGATGATCCCGCGCGAGGTGCTCACCGACCCCGGCCGGGTCGGTGCGAACGTCGTCACCTTCATCCAGTCCGCCGGCATGTTCACCACGTACTTCTTCCTGACCCTCTACATGCAGGACGTCCTGGGGTATTCGGCACTGCGGACCGGCCTGATGTATCTGCCGTTCGCCGTCGGCTCCGGCCTCGGGGCGGGCGGCATCGGCCCCCGTCTGCTGAGCCGCCTCCCGGAACGTGCCGCGCTGTCGGCCGGCCTGCTGGTCGCGGCGGCCGGCACCGGGTGGCTGTGCCTGCTCACACCGGACTCCAGCATCTTCACCGTGCTGATCCCGGCGTCGGTGGTCACCGGCGCCGGGATCGGGATCGTCGCCACCACCGCCACCAGCATCGGCGTGCGCGGCATCGACAGTTCCGAGGCGGGCATCGGGTCGGCGATGCTGACCGCCGGTGGGCAGGTCGGCGGCGCGCTCGGGCTGGCCGTGCTGGCCACCGTGGCGGCCACCACGACCCGGCACGCCGCCGCCGGCGGACACACCATGCGGGAGGCGCTGACCACCGGCTACCTCGCCGGCTTCGCGATCGCGGTCGGCCTCTACCTGCTGTGCGTCCTGATCACTTTCCTCACCGTACGACCGGCGACCGCGGCGCGAGCGGCGGCGGGGTGA
- a CDS encoding barstar family protein — MPIPPRWRLFDESSGATLTDCIEIDGLFTDRVFPAEPLYERYTLVSCTPSGALRAAIDGTGPDWLGTVIVDGVHDPCPPVCRECAYTMEELLDVRVVGHRPAADGSGLVDVELDGHRHDDENNQNGTVAPAVTGYRLHSGDAPVGGCRDIVGLFHERPAVWPPGPPVTLRGCRPGLSGLIRAELAHVRVDGTVHEMSWEHRVFGTVLSTRPSTLGDGLVDVELDARIPEPLAAGDRPIFDMWRAGGPAERNRWAALGRGDRRLWINAAAMHRIRTPDKPAGTVYHLDGRHITDVDAFYCALGEAINGPGGSFGGDLFWLHENAATGDGGATPGFRLIWHDAEVARTHLVPGYDRMTLRPAVTFDDLVGYLRHEGVQLELR, encoded by the coding sequence GTGCCCATCCCGCCGCGGTGGCGCCTGTTCGACGAGTCGTCCGGTGCCACCCTCACCGACTGCATCGAGATCGACGGTCTCTTCACCGATCGCGTCTTTCCCGCCGAGCCGCTCTACGAGCGATACACCCTGGTGAGCTGCACCCCGTCCGGAGCCCTGCGTGCCGCGATCGACGGCACCGGGCCGGACTGGCTGGGCACCGTGATCGTCGACGGCGTCCACGATCCCTGCCCGCCCGTGTGCCGGGAGTGCGCCTACACGATGGAGGAGCTGCTCGACGTCCGTGTCGTCGGGCACCGGCCGGCCGCGGACGGATCCGGTCTCGTCGACGTCGAGCTCGACGGCCATCGGCACGACGACGAGAACAACCAGAACGGCACCGTCGCACCCGCTGTCACGGGTTATCGCTTGCACAGCGGCGATGCGCCGGTCGGCGGGTGCCGGGACATCGTCGGGCTGTTCCACGAGCGGCCGGCGGTCTGGCCGCCGGGTCCGCCGGTCACCCTGCGGGGCTGCCGTCCCGGGCTCAGCGGGCTGATCAGGGCCGAGTTGGCGCACGTCCGGGTCGACGGCACGGTGCACGAGATGTCCTGGGAGCATCGGGTGTTCGGCACCGTCCTGTCCACCCGCCCGTCCACGCTCGGCGACGGCCTGGTCGACGTCGAGCTCGACGCGCGGATCCCCGAGCCGCTGGCCGCCGGTGACCGCCCGATCTTCGACATGTGGCGGGCCGGTGGTCCGGCCGAGCGCAACCGGTGGGCCGCGCTCGGCCGCGGCGACCGCCGGCTGTGGATCAACGCCGCCGCGATGCACCGCATCCGCACTCCGGACAAGCCCGCGGGGACCGTCTACCACCTGGACGGCCGGCACATCACCGATGTCGACGCCTTCTACTGCGCGCTCGGCGAGGCGATCAACGGGCCGGGCGGCTCGTTCGGCGGCGATCTGTTCTGGCTGCACGAGAACGCGGCCACCGGGGACGGCGGCGCCACCCCCGGTTTCCGGCTGATCTGGCACGACGCCGAGGTCGCTCGCACCCATCTGGTGCCGGGTTACGACCGGATGACCTTACGCCCCGCCGTCACCTTCGACGATCTGGTCGGTTACCTCCGCCACGAAGGCGTCCAGCTCGAACTGCGATAG